The following are encoded in a window of Coregonus clupeaformis isolate EN_2021a unplaced genomic scaffold, ASM2061545v1 scaf0023, whole genome shotgun sequence genomic DNA:
- the dthd1 gene encoding death domain-containing protein 1 — protein MEEPGLQQGPGREENLLRVLEETALGLRDLLTARDHQEGRVGKRRRVSQGEEDKLREKLVHFRNEGEQISQSERVKENERGMEGGMVTHEEVWKEKEREAKYKLLRLLREFGELHTQRSALTQSYGSLLTGRSADDQANIANACFVRAPGDVARVMTCEVADALSSLMVIGSEELVSRVLRVKVQDGTRCPFPVTVAMPFRARYHGNYRDFMVKVVDGEKRASYISPVSTQGIYGGQMGSFAEVRLYSLGLLAVVSCLRRENYTVPRRGLSLKLSMDPRACLDYLPGSFTAPVVAQSMLQPVDATLLATLKSRSDAYHEVLSTSPLLYLTHPSSQGLRRPLTLTLPCPTNPDKRRVGQGEEPDQCARPISAVPSRDMPTLHRVRAVSASVKFSRELSNGLLVLLGWRDEQWNVLDQVIVRNLQNGLVSFELTENFERLVVVRLLSSMRPSYLTTLVEEVEDSVQRTMVSIVLQRRREKPHMALVAALPSRDLSWELSILRAQGYCGPPEPSLEIPMCEGEQLLLSFNGNITSTGSQSNQNDGRGVCEQITFHSQRKNRLHLCLTEVDPFGNYSSPHYKGMAVFHKITRDQLEWREGKAVLSNSGSLKDPVCKLSLTLPKKVRPISRHVSAKVITHDQSEPLSDSTLRWLSEELSEENLALMVLSFRLRRSSIQLVRLQAPDSLAAQAYHVLGLWRRALPAAPHPAKAAQLARCLTKSGRPDLAKELLLRQAATRGTPEEPEE, from the exons ATGGAGGAACCAGGGCTCCAGCAGGGCCCTGGGAGGGAAGAGAATCTCCTGAGGGTGCTGGAGGAGACCGCTCTGGGGCTACGAGATCTACTCACAGCCAGGGACCATCAGGAGGGAAGAGTGGGCAAGAGAAGACGAGTGAGCCAGGGAGAGGAAGATAAGCTAAGGGAGAAGTTAGTTCATTTCAGGAATGAGGGAGAGCAGATAAGTCAGTCAGaaagggtgaaggagaatgaaagggggatggagggagggatggtgacCCACGAAGAGGTgtggaaggagaaggagagagaggccaAGTACAAGTTGCTGAGACTCCTCAGGGAGTTTGGAGAgctccacacacagaga TCTGCTCTCACCCAGTCGTATGGTTCACT GCTGACAGGTAGATCAGCTGATGACCAGGCCAACATTGCCAATGCCTGCTTTGTGAGGGCCCCTGGGGACGTGGCCAGGGTCATGACCTGTGAGGTGGCGGACGCTCTGAGCTCCCTCATGGTGATTGGCTCAGAGGAGCTGGTCAGTAGGGTACTCAGGGTCAAAGTTCAAGATGGAACCCGATGCCCGTTCCCCGTCACAGTCGCCATGCCTTTCCGGGCTCGTTACCATGGAAACTACAGGGATTTCATGGTCAAGGTGGTTGATGGGGAGAAGAGGGCCAGCTATATCAGTCCAGTGTCCACACAGGGGATTTATGGAGGACAGATG GGCTCATTTGCGGAGGTGAGACTGTACTCTCTGGGCCTGTTGGCAGTGGTGTCGTGTCTAAGAAGAGAGAACTACACAGTCCCCCGGAGAGGTCTGTCACTCAAACTCAGCATGGACCCCCGGGCCTGCCTCGACTACCTCCCAGGATCATTCACTGCACCAGTGGTCGCCCAGTCCATG CTCCAGCCTGTAGATGCCACCCTATTGGCCACTCTGAAGTCCAGGAGTGATGCGTACCACGAGGTCCTCTCCACCAGCCCCCTCCTCTACCTCACCCACCCCTCCTCCCAGGGCCTCCGCAgacccctaaccctcaccctgccGTGCCCTACTAACCCAGACAAGAGGAGGGTGGGACAGGGGGAGGAACCGGACCAATGTGCCCGACCAATCAGTGCAGTGCCCTCACGAGACATGCCAACTCTCCATAGAGTGAG AGCGGTGAGTGCTTCAGTGAAGTTCTCCAGAGAGTTGTCCAATGGGCTGTTGGTTCTACTGGGCTGGAGGGACGAGCAGTGGAATGTTCTAGATCAGGTCATTGTGAGGAACCTGCAGAATGGCCTGGTGTCCTTTGAGCTCACCGAGAACTTTGAGAG ACTAGTCGTAGtccgtctcctctcctccatgcgTCCCTCCTACTTGACTACcctggtggaggaggtggaggattctGTGCAGCGCACCATGGTGTCCATAGTGCTCCAGCGGCGGAGGGAGAAACCCCACATGGCCCTGGTAGCTGCCCTGCCCAGCAGAGACCTATCCTGGGAGCTGTCCATACTCCGTGCCCAGGGCTACTGCGGCCCTCCGGAGCCCTCGCTAGAGATCCCCATGTGTGAGGGGGAGCAACTGCTCCTGTCCTTCAATGGGAACATAACATCAACAG GGAGTCAAAGCAACCAAAACGATGGACGGGGCGTATGTGAGCAAATCACCTTCCACAGCCAGAGGAAGAACCGCCTCCACCTGTGTCTAACCGAAGTGGACCCGTTTGGGAACTACAGCTCGCCCCACTACAAGGGGATGGCCGTCTTCCACAAGATCACCAGGGATCAGCTGGAGTGGCGAGAGGGCAAGGCTGTGTTATCTAAttctgggtcactcaaggacccCGTCTGTAAGCTGTCCCTTACGCTGCCTAAG AAAGTGAGGCCTATAAGTCGACACGTGAGCGCTAAGGTGATAACACACGATCAGTCAG AGCCCCTGTCCGACTCCACCCTGCGCTGGCTCTCTGAGGAGCTCTCAGAGGAAAACTTGGCCCTGATGGTCCTCTCCTTCCGCCTGCGCCGTAGCTCCATCCAGCTGGTGAGGCTGCAGGCCCCAGACAGCCTGGCCGCTCAGGCCTACCACGTCCTGGGTCTGTGGAGGAGGGCGCTCCCTGCCGCCCCACACCCAGCCAAGGCTGCACAGCTGGCCCGCTGCCTGACCAAGAGCGGTCGGCCCGATCTGGCCAAGGAGCTGCTGTTACGACAGGCGGCCACCAGGGGGACCCCTGAGGAGCCAGAGGAGTAG